The genomic stretch CCATCAGCGTCTTTTTTTAAGAAACTACAAAATACAGTGCGGCTCATAATGAGTCCTCTTGAATAGAATAAAGGGGGCGCTCGCTTAATGACATAACCATCTTAAATTCAAAAGATAGCGGTGTTACATTCAAAAGAAAGTAGATGCAGCAGTTGCTTGACTGGTGCCGCTAAACCGATCTCTTGCACGGGAGCATTATTTTGTTGTGGTAAGTTATACCAAAGACCTTGCTTATCTTCCATCACCAAACTCGGTTCACGGGTTAAATTAATCAAGATAGGAGTAATATCGAGGTGATAATGACTAAAAGTATGACGAAATGCGGTAAGTACTTGCTTACTGTTAATCATAGGTTCTGTAATAGAACGCAAGTCTAATTGATGTTCAACCTCGGCAGTGTCATGTTGAGGGAAACAAAATAATCCGCCCCAAATACCAGATTGTGGCCTTTGTTCCAGCCATACCTTTCCTTGGTAATGCAACATTACAAACCAAGTTTCTTTGATTGGTTTGACTTTTTTAGGTTTTTTACCCGGAAAGTCAGTTTGGCGTAATTGAGCTTTGGCTTGACACATATTAGCCACAGGGCATAAGTCACACTTAGGCTTAGAGCGAGTACACACTATCGCGCCCATATCCATCATGGCTTGATTGTATTTGTCGACATCTAATGCTGGCGTGTGTTGCTCCGCTATTTGCCATAATTGATTCTCAACTATTTTTTGCCCTGGCCAACCTTCAATCGCAAAACAACGCGCTAAGGTGCGTTTTACATTACCGTCTAAAATTGCGTGGGGCTGCTTATAAACGGAAGATAAGATAGCTGCCGCAGTCGAACGACCAATACCGGGTAGGGCATTCATTTGCTCAATATCGAGTGGGAATTCGCCTTGATATTGCTGTTGTACCATCTTTGCCGCTTTATGTAAGTTGCGCGCGCGAGCGTAATAACCCAGACCAGTCCAAAGGTGCAATACTTCATCTTGATGGGCGTTGGCTAAATCGTTTACTGTTGGGAAGCGCTCGAGAAAGCGATGAAAGTAGGGAATAACCGTAGTCACTTGAGTTTGTTGCAACATGATTTCCGATAACCAGACCTTATAAGCGGTTTTGTGTTGTTGCCAAGGTAGGGTTTTACGGCCATAGTTTTCATACCACTGCAAAATGGCTTGGGAGAATTGGGTCACAACATGCTCTATATGGTTTTATTCTTGAGCGCCGATTGCATCATACCTAGGTTATTAAGTAAACCGGATGTAAATAAAATCACCAATATTGTGGATAAAAGCTTGCACCTTGGGCGTATCTTGGGATAATTCGCCACTTATATTCTTGATACTTGCCGCGGCAACGCCAATTATCTTGAATCATCTTTTATTCTCTTTTTTAAACTTAAACCTTCAGGCGAAATCATGACAGAAGTAACCAAACCCCAATTAACCGAAGATGGCAAAATTGTAAGACGAATTCGCAGTTTTGTTCGCCGTGAAGGGCGCTTAACCAAAGGTCAAGAAAACGCGATTAATGATTGCTGGCCAACTATGGGCATCGACTTTATCGAGCAACGTCTTGATTGGAATGAAGTGTTTGGCAACAATAACCCTGTTGTGCTTGAAATCGGTTTTGGTATGGGCGCATCATTGGTTGAAATGGCAAAAAATGCCCCTGAGAAAAACTTCTTAGGTATTGAAGTGCACAGCCCTGGTGTTGGCGCTTGTTTAGCTTCTGCGCAAGAAGCCGGCGTCACCAATTTACGCGTGATGTGCCATGATGCAGTCGAAGTGTTTGAACACATGATCCCTGATAATAGCGTGCTAACCTTGCAGCTATTCTTCCCAGATCCTTGGCATAAAGCGCGTCATCATAAACGTCGCATCGTTCAATTAAGCTTTGCTGAGATGATCCGCAATAAGCTAGTGTTGAATGAAGGCATTTTCCATATGGCGACAGATTGGGAAAATTACGCCGAACACATGGTTGAAGTGATGAACGCGGCGCCAGGTTTTGAAAATATCGCGAGCGATGGTGATTTTATTGCTCGTCCAGATGAGCGACCACTGACTAAGTTTGAAGCTCGCGGCCATCGTTTAGGTCACGGCGTGTGGGATATTAAATACCGTCACACGGCTTAATGGCTTATTGATATCAGTTAGTTGAAGTCATATAGAATAAAACCAAAAGCCAGCCTCTAATGCTGGCTTTTTTGCCCTTAAAGGAGAGTTCCATGCCTCAAGCCACCCCTGAATTATTATCAAATATTCTCTATCAAGTTCGTCCTCTTATTGGCAAGGGAAAGGTCGCCAATTACATCCCTGCGTTGGCTTGTATTCCCAATGATAAGCTTGGTATTGCTATCTATACCAACGATGGAGAAGTGATCAAAGCTGGTGATGCCGATGAAGCTTTCTCGATTCAATCGATTTCTAAAGCGCTGAGCTTGACGCTTGCCATGCAGTTATATCAGCCAGAAGAGATCTGGTCACGAGTAGGAAAAGAGCCATCGGGGCAGGCGTTTAATTCGATGATCCAGCTTGAAGTTGAGCAAGGTATTCCGCGCAATCCGTTTATTAATGCTGGCGCGATTGTGGTGGCGGATATGCTGCAAACCCGTCTTGCCGCGCCGCGTCAGCGCTTATTGGATTTTACCCGTAAGCTGTGCGGTGATACTGATATTGTGTACGACAAAGTCGTGGCGTTCTCTGAAATGCAGCACAGTGATCGTAATGCGGCAATCGCCTATTTAATGCGTTCATTTGGTAATTTTGATAATGAAGTGATCCCTGTACTCAATAATTATTTTCATGCCTGTGCGTTAAAAATGAGTTGTGTCGATTTAGCCAAAACTTTTAGTTATCTAGCCAATAAAGGTCAATCGGTACAAACCGGTAAACAAATTATTCAACCCAATCAAACCAAACGCTTAAATGCACTATTAGCCACTTGTGGTTTATACGATGGCGCAGGTGAATTTGCTTTTCGGGTTGGCATGCCGGGTAAATCGGGTGTAGGCGGTGGGATCGTTGCGGTGATCCCTGGCGAAATGAGTATCGCAGTTTGGTCACCAGAGTTGGATAAATCCGGTAATTCACTGGCAGGAACCGCGGCTTTAGAAATGTTATCAAACCAATTAGGTCGTTCAATTTTTTAGATAGCGATTCTCTTTAATTTAAATAGCGCTGGATCTCTTTATCTTAAACCAAGAGATTCAGTGCTTTTTTATTCTTCATCTTCTACAAACAGCGCAACTAAGTCATTAAAGAAAAGCTTTCCTTTTTGAGTCACTTGCCAGTCCGTGTCGGTTTGAGTTAGATAACCTTGCTCAATGGCTGTGGATATGTCGCTTTCAATCTCCGCCAGTGCCATTCCGGTGCGTGCAATAAATTCGGCTTTCGGGCAACTTTCAATTAAGCGAAAACGATTCATAAAATATTCGAACGGGCGATCAACGGGCTCGACCAAAATTTCAGTGTCTCGGTAAGGTTTCACTAAGTTTTGATAAGCCGCTAAATAGCCTTTTGGGTGTTTAATTTTGGTGGTGCGAATAATGCGTCCATCGGCAAAACTGAGTTTACCGTGCGAGCCACAACCAATACCAAGGTAGTCACCAAAGTGCCAATAATTTAAGTTATGACGGCATTGATAGCCAGGCTTGCTGTAGCCTGATATTTCATATTGAACATAACCGGCATTAGTTAAGCGCTGGTGGCCTTGTTCAAAAATATCCCATAAATCATCATCATCGGGCAATGTTGGTGGCTTTGAATAAAACAAGGTGTTCGGTTCAATCGTTAATTGGTACCAAGACAAATGATACGGATTGAGCTCAATCGCTTTGTCGAGATCATCTAAAGCTTGTTGCTGGCTTTGATTAGGAAGGCCATGCATTAAATCGAGGTTAAAACTGTTTAAGCCAATTTTATGCGCGAGATGCGCGGCATTGATCGCTTCTTGCTTACCATGAATTCGACCTAAAGCTTGCAGTTTTTCATCTTCGAAACTTTGCACCCCAATTGATATCCGATTCACCCCTTGTAACTGAAATTGAGCAAAACGCTCAGCTTCAATCGTGCCGGGGTTGGCTTCCATAGTGATCT from Vibrio algicola encodes the following:
- the mutY gene encoding A/G-specific adenine glycosylase; its protein translation is MTQFSQAILQWYENYGRKTLPWQQHKTAYKVWLSEIMLQQTQVTTVIPYFHRFLERFPTVNDLANAHQDEVLHLWTGLGYYARARNLHKAAKMVQQQYQGEFPLDIEQMNALPGIGRSTAAAILSSVYKQPHAILDGNVKRTLARCFAIEGWPGQKIVENQLWQIAEQHTPALDVDKYNQAMMDMGAIVCTRSKPKCDLCPVANMCQAKAQLRQTDFPGKKPKKVKPIKETWFVMLHYQGKVWLEQRPQSGIWGGLFCFPQHDTAEVEHQLDLRSITEPMINSKQVLTAFRHTFSHYHLDITPILINLTREPSLVMEDKQGLWYNLPQQNNAPVQEIGLAAPVKQLLHLLSFECNTAIF
- the trmB gene encoding tRNA (guanosine(46)-N7)-methyltransferase TrmB gives rise to the protein MTEVTKPQLTEDGKIVRRIRSFVRREGRLTKGQENAINDCWPTMGIDFIEQRLDWNEVFGNNNPVVLEIGFGMGASLVEMAKNAPEKNFLGIEVHSPGVGACLASAQEAGVTNLRVMCHDAVEVFEHMIPDNSVLTLQLFFPDPWHKARHHKRRIVQLSFAEMIRNKLVLNEGIFHMATDWENYAEHMVEVMNAAPGFENIASDGDFIARPDERPLTKFEARGHRLGHGVWDIKYRHTA
- the glsB gene encoding glutaminase B, with the protein product MPQATPELLSNILYQVRPLIGKGKVANYIPALACIPNDKLGIAIYTNDGEVIKAGDADEAFSIQSISKALSLTLAMQLYQPEEIWSRVGKEPSGQAFNSMIQLEVEQGIPRNPFINAGAIVVADMLQTRLAAPRQRLLDFTRKLCGDTDIVYDKVVAFSEMQHSDRNAAIAYLMRSFGNFDNEVIPVLNNYFHACALKMSCVDLAKTFSYLANKGQSVQTGKQIIQPNQTKRLNALLATCGLYDGAGEFAFRVGMPGKSGVGGGIVAVIPGEMSIAVWSPELDKSGNSLAGTAALEMLSNQLGRSIF
- the hemW gene encoding radical SAM family heme chaperone HemW produces the protein MLTPPPLSLYVHIPWCVQKCPYCDFNSHAQKGEIPESQYIDALLEDLQLDIEHYQLAQASTAPRRLHSIFIGGGTPSLISPPGIGRLLQGIEAQIGFEDNIEITMEANPGTIEAERFAQFQLQGVNRISIGVQSFEDEKLQALGRIHGKQEAINAAHLAHKIGLNSFNLDLMHGLPNQSQQQALDDLDKAIELNPYHLSWYQLTIEPNTLFYSKPPTLPDDDDLWDIFEQGHQRLTNAGYVQYEISGYSKPGYQCRHNLNYWHFGDYLGIGCGSHGKLSFADGRIIRTTKIKHPKGYLAAYQNLVKPYRDTEILVEPVDRPFEYFMNRFRLIESCPKAEFIARTGMALAEIESDISTAIEQGYLTQTDTDWQVTQKGKLFFNDLVALFVEDEE